A window from Montipora capricornis isolate CH-2021 chromosome 7, ASM3666992v2, whole genome shotgun sequence encodes these proteins:
- the LOC138057099 gene encoding A-type voltage-gated potassium channel KCND2-like: MFNSTISSGTLKRHRNIYSSKPQRNDRPRESIASRGSRQAKDSANDKLLTINVSGIRFQTWQSTLLRFPDSLLGSADSMKKFYDDQRREYFLDRDPYLFKFVLNFYRFGKLHCSQEDCPAAFEEELQFYGFSIYDVGDCCWEYCSPKQKTVLNENDDYFLEGETIDCDGNVCELHCEPKLTLRQKIWRTIGPSKTTKTGVIFHIIYGFFIFLSVLIASLETLRCGVDKTVTCGEVHHGIFFTIESICVVVFTLELVVRFYVCPEKKKFMLDALNIIDVLAILPYYITLIATSFGADPSYIQILKVLRVIRILKLTRNSRRLRCLLLTLRRCAVDIVFLYCICFLAIILFGTAVYYLELMERDPQFSSIPESFWYICVTLMTVGYGDVVPSSVLGKLVGSVCCVSGVVLLALPIPILQEKQVPCTLESVTSRKRQRQENSVKECASCLEENRCNQGTEITRISEKCKDLENGDVPKEYNRI, translated from the exons ATGTTCAACTCAACTATTTCAAGTGGAACATTGAAGAGACATCGAAATATTTACAGCAGCAAGCCACAGCGAAACGACCGCCCAAGAGAATCGATTGCTTCCAGAGGTAGCAGGCAAGCAAAAGATTCGGCGAACGACAAGTTATTAACAATCAACGTCAGTGGCATTCGTTTTCAAACGTGGCAAAGCACGCTACTGCGTTTTCCTGATTCATTGCTCGGTAGCGCGGACTCCATGAAGAAATTTTATGACGATCAAAGAAGGGAATATTTCCTCGATCGCGACCCATATCTTTTCAAATTTGTGTTGAATTTTTACCGCTTCGGAAAATTACACTGTTCTCAAGAAGACTGCCCGGCGGCTTTTGAGGAAGAATTACAATTTTACGGTTTTTCTATTTACGATGTTGGCGACTGCTGCTGGGAATATTGCAGCCCTAAGCAGAAAACGGTACTAAATGAAAATGACGATTATTTTCTTGAAGGAGAAACAATAGACTGCGATGGAAATGTCTGTGAGTTGCACTGTGAGCCAAAACTAACTCTTCGCCAAAAAATTTGGCGAACCATAGGTCCTTCAAAGACCACAAAAACGGGGGTTATTTTTCATATCATCTACGGCTTCTTTATTTTCCTTAGCGTTTTAATAGCATCGCTAGAAACGCTACGCTGCGGCGTGGACAAAACTGTGACCTGCGGTGAAGTGCACCATGGAATCTTCTTTACAATAGAGTCAATATGCGTTGTAGTATTCACGCTAGAATTGGTGGTTCGATTTTACGTTTGCCccgagaaaaagaaatttatgcTCGACGCTTTGAATATCATTGATGTACTCGCCATTCTTCCGTACTACATAACACTGATCGCGACGAGCTTCGGAGCAGATCCAAGTTACATCCAAATCCTTAAAGTTCTACGCGTGATTCGAATTCTAAAACTGACGAGAAACTCACGACGACTTCGGTGTCTGTTGCTAACACTTAGGCGTTGCGCGGTGGATATCGTCTTTCTTTATTGCATTTGCTTCTTAGCAATCATTCTTTTCGGAACAGCAGTTTATTATCTGGAACTCATGGAAAGAGACCCTCAGTTTTCCAGCATTCCGGAAtcattttggtacatttgtGTTACTCTTATGACGGTCGG CTATGGTGACGTAGTACCTTCATCAGTGCTTGGTAAACTCGTGGGTTCAGTATGCTGTGTGTCCGGTGTCGTGCTCCTTGCGCTTCCAATTCCTATTCTACAGGAAAAACAAGTTCCGTGCACTCTGGAATCTGTGACGTCAAGAAAACGACAGAGACAAGAAAATTCTGTGAAAGAGTGCGCATCTTGTTTGGAGGAAAACCGCTGCAACCAAGGGACGGAAATAACCAGGATCAGTGAAAAGTGTAAGGATCTGGAAAATGGAGACGTACCAAAAGAATATAATCGCATATGA